Proteins encoded in a region of the Rothia mucilaginosa genome:
- a CDS encoding YceD family protein yields the protein MRMTPKMGLWFIHFVRRNAISRADASPLVVSVTNLIHRPGTMETLTEVLPAPADLGNTLIGVEEGSDIDLDIRMESVVDGILVTGSVVVDVHGECSLCLDPIDYEMSANIQELFVFEKAPAGGPEDEVDEQYAVEDDSIDLEPALRDAVILQLPFQPVCRDTCQGLCADCGARLEDDPGHHHEVLDPRWSALQGLLGADTEN from the coding sequence GTGCGAATGACCCCTAAAATGGGACTTTGGTTTATACATTTCGTAAGGAGAAACGCCATTTCACGTGCAGACGCATCGCCGCTGGTTGTATCAGTCACTAACCTGATTCACCGCCCCGGCACCATGGAAACTCTCACTGAGGTTCTGCCCGCACCGGCAGACCTGGGTAACACGCTCATCGGCGTGGAAGAGGGTTCGGATATTGACCTCGATATTCGTATGGAGTCTGTTGTTGATGGTATCCTAGTAACCGGCTCCGTCGTTGTGGATGTACACGGCGAGTGTAGCCTCTGCTTGGATCCGATTGATTACGAGATGTCGGCCAATATTCAAGAGCTTTTCGTCTTTGAGAAGGCCCCGGCTGGCGGCCCCGAAGACGAAGTAGATGAGCAGTACGCCGTTGAGGATGATTCCATCGACCTTGAACCGGCTCTGCGGGACGCAGTAATCCTTCAACTGCCGTTCCAGCCTGTTTGTAGGGACACCTGCCAGGGTCTGTGCGCCGATTGCGGTGCGCGCCTGGAGGATGACCCCGGGCATCATCACGAGGTGTTGGATCCGCGCTGGTCGGCCCTGCAGGGCCTGCTCGGTGCAGATACCGAAAACTAA
- a CDS encoding ATP-dependent DNA helicase RecG: MSPARRSVNPQQEALDLGLPEPAPAKTKPAKAEAAQGEPAESTAVEPTRAQRGKKATLLLSDEQLRTTAELTVRDLAAYARGEVSRAELSERAAQRASAPYRKALKTLKHSLGPAAHTMTDDALYELVDIALAARQATQAEEPARKKATRKAPAQKKTVQKAPAQKELVQNEPSPQESETAARDIPARPQKVTKASEEVEQEPAPKKSAPEAEAEKSATKKSAPKKAVAKKTVPAEKAPASKTSTSRTPASKTATPKTPSKKATPAQKTTPKKAPAQKAPAKKAATKKVAAEKPAAASASAAAEAKSRALARYASEDRIENAPLKKYLPAPSAKAISAHLDLHTVGEMLEYFPRKYLPRGELSSFAELVEGQDVTIIARVVHVSTRTMAARRGKITEVTITDRLADATGQDAPAGFGAAGFGAGGPVSVVPGRANRPGSSAAPAQSWQATGMHNPRINALANTRPNATQNPAAQIPTAPNPTQGRGAQPASYSGYADSYGQDSFGQDSFAQGGLFGVPAPSPSTNPGAGALIGSQMKLSFFNAWTAAREIHEGETMMFSGRVGIYRGEYTLTNPHYALLSKDASGADVTDAATAPVPVYRAPVKLPTDRISGYMAQLLEKVPLKELEDPVPYTIRRARKVPSLEWTYRALHTPDSEDTWRAAQAQMRYREAFVLQSALARLHSVRAAHLTQPRPAVEGGLADRLLQVLPYELTEGQQKVGAEIAADLSSESPMNRLLQGDVGSGKTVVALRAMLQVADAGGQSAMLAPTEVLAEQHLRSVLDILGDMAAPEDFDDSAAGSAEGIPAGSGEEPRRVRVRLLTASMGTRAKRKVLQELADGTAQIVIGTHALLSDEVSFHDLGLVVVDEQHRFGVEQRDSLRGTDGALPHRLVMTATPIPRTVAMTVFGDLDVSVLDTLPAGRQKISTHVVPLAEKPAWASRLWRRAREEIDAGHQVYVVVPKIGEDGDSLEEGAAFFGASSLNGAGAGSTAQGYFGQGGSASSDGKVQLTSVASMYSYLSAEDALVGVRIGTLHGRMDPAEKTAVMTAFERGEIDLLISTTVIEVGVNVPNATLMIIMDADRFGISGLHQLRGRVGRGGYAGTCLLVTRQEEGGVSRERLDAVASTTDGFELSRIDLAQRREGDILGAAQSGSKSTLRFLRALADADIIERAREDARSVVEKDPTLAKHPSLARTIDRALDADREAFLGRG; the protein is encoded by the coding sequence ATGAGCCCCGCCCGACGTTCCGTGAACCCACAGCAGGAAGCCCTGGATTTGGGGCTTCCCGAGCCTGCGCCCGCTAAGACTAAACCTGCGAAGGCCGAGGCAGCGCAGGGTGAACCCGCAGAGTCAACGGCTGTCGAGCCTACCCGCGCTCAGCGGGGGAAAAAAGCTACGCTTCTACTGAGCGATGAGCAGCTCCGCACCACCGCCGAGCTGACCGTGCGTGATCTTGCCGCCTACGCCCGCGGCGAGGTGAGCCGCGCCGAACTGAGCGAACGCGCGGCACAGCGCGCCAGCGCACCCTACCGTAAGGCGCTCAAGACGCTCAAACATTCGCTGGGCCCCGCCGCGCACACCATGACCGACGACGCTCTCTACGAGCTGGTCGATATTGCGTTGGCGGCGCGGCAGGCAACTCAGGCGGAGGAGCCCGCACGGAAGAAGGCAACCCGCAAGGCACCCGCTCAGAAGAAGACGGTTCAGAAGGCACCTGCCCAGAAAGAACTAGTTCAGAACGAACCGAGCCCGCAGGAGAGTGAAACTGCCGCGCGGGATATTCCGGCGCGCCCGCAAAAGGTAACGAAGGCAAGCGAAGAGGTCGAGCAGGAGCCTGCGCCGAAGAAGAGTGCGCCCGAGGCAGAAGCTGAAAAGTCCGCGACCAAAAAGTCTGCACCCAAAAAGGCTGTAGCGAAGAAGACTGTGCCCGCAGAGAAAGCTCCTGCTTCCAAAACCTCGACATCGAGAACCCCGGCATCGAAAACTGCTACGCCGAAAACCCCCTCCAAGAAGGCAACGCCTGCGCAAAAAACTACGCCGAAGAAAGCTCCCGCCCAGAAAGCTCCTGCGAAGAAGGCCGCTACCAAGAAGGTTGCGGCTGAGAAGCCCGCTGCAGCCTCCGCATCTGCAGCCGCGGAGGCTAAAAGCCGTGCCCTGGCGCGCTACGCCTCCGAAGACCGCATCGAAAATGCGCCGCTCAAAAAGTACCTGCCCGCACCCAGCGCCAAGGCAATCTCCGCGCACCTTGACCTGCACACCGTCGGGGAAATGCTCGAGTACTTCCCGCGCAAATACCTGCCGCGCGGCGAGCTCAGCTCCTTCGCCGAACTCGTTGAGGGTCAGGACGTCACCATCATCGCCCGCGTGGTGCACGTGAGCACCCGAACCATGGCGGCACGCCGCGGCAAAATCACGGAAGTGACCATCACCGACCGGCTCGCCGACGCCACCGGGCAGGACGCACCCGCCGGTTTTGGTGCCGCTGGTTTTGGTGCTGGCGGTCCCGTATCCGTGGTGCCCGGGCGCGCTAACCGCCCCGGTTCCTCTGCTGCGCCCGCTCAGAGTTGGCAGGCAACCGGGATGCACAACCCGCGCATCAACGCGCTCGCTAACACTCGCCCGAACGCCACCCAGAACCCCGCCGCGCAGATTCCCACCGCCCCGAACCCCACCCAGGGCAGGGGAGCACAACCCGCCTCCTACAGCGGCTACGCAGACAGCTACGGCCAGGATTCGTTCGGCCAGGATAGCTTCGCGCAGGGAGGCCTCTTTGGCGTGCCCGCACCCAGCCCGAGCACGAATCCCGGTGCGGGCGCGCTCATCGGCTCGCAGATGAAGCTCTCCTTCTTCAACGCCTGGACCGCCGCCCGCGAAATCCACGAGGGCGAAACCATGATGTTCTCGGGCAGGGTCGGCATCTACCGCGGCGAATACACCCTCACCAACCCGCACTACGCCCTGCTCTCGAAGGACGCTTCCGGCGCGGACGTCACCGACGCCGCCACCGCCCCCGTGCCCGTCTATCGCGCCCCCGTGAAGCTACCCACCGACCGCATCAGCGGCTACATGGCGCAGCTGCTCGAAAAGGTGCCGCTCAAAGAACTCGAAGACCCGGTACCCTACACAATTCGTCGCGCCCGCAAGGTGCCCTCGCTGGAGTGGACGTACCGTGCCCTGCACACCCCCGACTCGGAGGACACCTGGCGTGCCGCGCAGGCACAGATGCGTTACCGCGAGGCATTCGTGCTGCAGAGCGCGCTCGCCCGCCTGCATTCGGTACGTGCCGCGCACTTGACTCAGCCGCGCCCCGCCGTGGAGGGCGGCCTCGCCGATCGGCTGCTTCAGGTTCTGCCCTACGAGCTGACTGAGGGGCAGCAGAAGGTGGGCGCTGAGATTGCCGCGGATTTGTCGAGTGAATCGCCCATGAACCGCCTGCTGCAAGGTGATGTGGGTTCCGGTAAGACCGTGGTGGCTCTGCGCGCCATGCTGCAGGTTGCCGATGCGGGCGGCCAGTCCGCGATGCTCGCCCCGACCGAGGTGCTTGCCGAGCAGCATTTGCGTTCGGTGCTGGACATTCTGGGGGATATGGCGGCGCCCGAAGACTTTGACGATTCAGCCGCCGGTTCCGCCGAGGGAATCCCCGCGGGGAGCGGGGAGGAACCCCGCCGTGTGCGTGTGCGCCTGCTGACCGCCTCCATGGGTACCCGCGCCAAGCGCAAGGTACTGCAGGAACTCGCCGACGGCACCGCCCAGATTGTGATTGGCACCCACGCCCTGCTTTCCGATGAGGTGAGCTTCCACGATTTGGGTCTGGTCGTCGTGGACGAGCAGCACCGCTTCGGCGTGGAGCAGCGCGACAGCCTGCGCGGCACCGACGGCGCCCTGCCGCACCGCCTGGTCATGACCGCAACGCCCATTCCGCGTACCGTCGCCATGACCGTGTTCGGTGACCTGGACGTTTCCGTGCTCGACACACTGCCCGCCGGCCGCCAGAAAATCTCAACGCACGTGGTGCCCCTCGCCGAGAAGCCCGCCTGGGCATCCCGGCTGTGGAGGCGCGCCCGCGAAGAAATCGACGCGGGCCACCAGGTGTACGTTGTCGTACCCAAAATCGGGGAGGACGGCGATAGCCTGGAGGAGGGCGCCGCGTTCTTTGGCGCATCCAGCCTCAACGGTGCTGGCGCGGGCAGTACTGCCCAGGGCTATTTCGGTCAGGGCGGTAGCGCCAGCAGCGACGGCAAGGTTCAGCTGACCTCGGTCGCCTCAATGTACTCCTACCTGAGCGCTGAGGACGCGCTCGTCGGCGTGCGTATCGGCACCCTGCACGGCCGCATGGACCCGGCGGAGAAGACCGCCGTCATGACCGCTTTCGAGCGCGGAGAAATTGACCTGCTCATCAGCACCACCGTCATTGAGGTGGGCGTGAATGTCCCGAACGCCACGCTCATGATTATCATGGACGCCGACCGTTTCGGCATCTCGGGCCTGCACCAGCTGCGCGGTCGTGTGGGCCGCGGCGGCTACGCGGGCACCTGTCTGCTGGTTACACGCCAGGAGGAGGGCGGCGTGTCCCGCGAGCGTCTGGATGCGGTCGCCTCCACCACGGACGGCTTTGAGCTTTCCCGCATCGACCTGGCGCAGCGCCGTGAGGGTGATATTCTGGGTGCTGCACAATCAGGCTCGAAGAGCACCCTGCGGTTCTTGCGGGCGCTCGCCGATGCCGACATTATTGAGCGTGCCCGCGAGGATGCCCGCTCGGTGGTGGAGAAGGACCCGACGCTGGCTAAGCATCCGTCTTTGGCGCGTACGATTGACCGTGCCCTGGACGCTGACCGTGAGGCGTTCCTCGGTAGGGGATAG
- a CDS encoding NAD-dependent epimerase/dehydratase family protein: MSPHSSRESSSHEPAPRLSASRLSGHRLSTAHAVISPTARFRKPAQPLAARYTDPAPRSLRPVEEPDFAPRIGERILFTGASGLLGRESVLALLRAGYDVRVFQRGDSGIAALLPDSIRPRFEQVRGDITNAQAVDLAMTGVNGVVHAAAKVSVSGEWTDYERINIEGTRTLLHAALNHSVGSFLYISSPSVAHAGAAIVGDGAGVASPEHARGNYARSKAAAELLALEANGTPLPGGGVLRVGALRPHLMWGPGDTQLVERILERSAAGRLPLLSGGTGLIDTLYIDNAADALVRGYQRLDAFAGRALVVTNGQPRTIAELLGGFCEAVGVPAPRFSVPAKVAALAGKVIERVWERLPKNVTAGDEPPMTEFLAEQLSTAHWFDQRRTRELLQWEPAVSIEEGYERLGLFYGDRYKR, from the coding sequence ATGTCCCCTCATTCTTCGCGTGAGTCCTCTTCCCACGAGCCCGCACCCCGCCTGTCTGCGTCCCGCTTGTCTGGACACCGCCTGTCGACTGCGCATGCGGTGATTTCCCCGACGGCTCGGTTCCGTAAGCCGGCGCAACCGCTGGCGGCACGCTACACCGACCCTGCCCCGCGTTCGCTGCGCCCGGTTGAGGAGCCCGATTTCGCGCCGCGTATTGGCGAGCGCATCCTCTTTACCGGTGCGAGCGGCCTGCTGGGTCGTGAGAGCGTTCTGGCGTTGCTGCGTGCAGGCTATGATGTGCGCGTTTTTCAGCGTGGCGATTCGGGTATTGCGGCGCTTCTGCCCGATTCGATTCGCCCGCGTTTTGAGCAGGTGCGCGGCGATATTACGAACGCGCAGGCTGTGGATCTGGCGATGACCGGCGTGAACGGCGTGGTGCATGCCGCGGCAAAGGTTTCGGTCAGCGGCGAGTGGACTGACTATGAGCGCATCAACATTGAGGGCACCCGCACCCTGTTGCATGCGGCGCTGAACCACTCGGTGGGTTCGTTCCTGTACATTTCGTCACCGTCGGTGGCTCATGCCGGTGCGGCGATTGTGGGTGACGGTGCCGGCGTGGCGTCCCCGGAGCATGCGCGCGGTAACTATGCGCGTTCGAAGGCTGCCGCTGAGCTGCTCGCGTTGGAGGCGAACGGCACTCCCCTGCCCGGCGGTGGGGTTTTGCGTGTGGGTGCGTTGCGTCCGCACCTGATGTGGGGGCCGGGCGATACCCAGCTGGTCGAGCGTATTCTGGAGCGTTCCGCCGCGGGCCGCCTGCCGCTACTATCCGGCGGTACGGGTCTGATTGATACGCTCTACATTGATAACGCCGCGGATGCGCTGGTGCGCGGCTATCAGCGCCTCGACGCTTTTGCGGGCCGGGCGCTGGTGGTGACGAACGGTCAGCCGCGCACTATCGCTGAGCTACTGGGTGGTTTCTGTGAGGCGGTGGGCGTTCCTGCCCCGCGTTTCTCGGTTCCGGCGAAGGTTGCGGCTCTGGCGGGTAAGGTCATTGAGCGCGTCTGGGAGCGTCTGCCGAAGAACGTGACCGCCGGTGATGAGCCGCCGATGACGGAGTTCCTCGCCGAGCAGCTGTCGACCGCACACTGGTTTGATCAGCGCCGCACCCGTGAGCTTCTGCAGTGGGAGCCCGCCGTGTCGATTGAGGAAGGCTACGAGCGTCTGGGCCTGTTCTACGGGGACAGGTACAAGCGATAG
- the rpmF gene encoding 50S ribosomal protein L32, producing the protein MAVPKRKMSRANTRARRSQWKASVPQLVKTVENGRVTYSLPHQAKVVTDAAGNALFLEYKGRKVADA; encoded by the coding sequence GTGGCTGTTCCCAAGCGCAAGATGTCCCGCGCTAACACCCGCGCACGCCGTTCCCAGTGGAAGGCATCCGTGCCCCAGCTGGTTAAGACCGTTGAAAACGGTCGCGTGACCTACAGCCTGCCCCACCAGGCAAAGGTTGTAACCGACGCTGCAGGCAACGCCCTGTTCCTGGAGTACAAGGGCCGTAAGGTTGCAGACGCCTAA
- the mutM gene encoding bifunctional DNA-formamidopyrimidine glycosylase/DNA-(apurinic or apyrimidinic site) lyase, with amino-acid sequence MPELPEVETVRAGLVDHSLGRPVRAVRVVDARSLRRYLPGPAHFEAALTGRALRGAYRRGKYLWLTLSEADGTLADEALVVHLGMSGQLLVRDEPGGDSGSDSGGDSGNDLQARAAFDEQPRHLRVALELGPVGATSVAGATGGAASANRANTGQRLLFVDQRIFGGMFLSPLVPDVPAAVATNKVAPGEVAPGEVPERFLVPEAVMHIARDPLDEFFDPAAVRRKFLRTSSGIKKVLLDQSVISGVGNIYADEALWRARLHYAKPARTLSAAQTRELLEAVTQVLRESLAAGGTSFDALYVNVLGESGYFERSLNAYGRAGEPCHRCAEAGRTTLMVREPFQNRSSYRCPHCQRAPRSR; translated from the coding sequence ATGCCCGAACTACCCGAGGTGGAAACCGTTCGCGCAGGTCTAGTCGACCATTCGTTGGGTCGCCCCGTGCGGGCGGTGCGCGTGGTCGATGCCCGTTCGCTGCGCAGGTACCTGCCCGGTCCCGCCCACTTTGAGGCGGCACTCACCGGCAGGGCGCTGCGCGGCGCCTACCGCCGCGGCAAGTACCTATGGCTGACCCTGAGCGAGGCGGACGGCACGCTTGCCGACGAGGCGCTCGTGGTGCATCTGGGCATGAGTGGTCAGCTGCTCGTGCGCGATGAGCCGGGCGGCGATTCCGGCAGTGACTCGGGCGGCGACTCGGGTAATGATTTGCAGGCGCGTGCGGCCTTTGATGAGCAGCCGCGGCACCTGCGCGTGGCGCTCGAGCTAGGACCGGTGGGAGCTACCAGCGTTGCGGGAGCCACCGGTGGCGCGGCGAGCGCCAACCGGGCAAACACCGGGCAGCGCTTGCTCTTCGTGGACCAGCGCATCTTCGGCGGCATGTTCCTCAGCCCGCTGGTACCGGACGTACCCGCGGCAGTTGCAACGAATAAAGTAGCGCCGGGTGAGGTAGCGCCGGGTGAAGTACCGGAGCGTTTTCTAGTACCGGAAGCGGTCATGCACATTGCCCGCGACCCGCTGGACGAATTCTTCGACCCCGCGGCGGTGCGCCGCAAGTTCCTGCGCACCTCCAGCGGCATTAAGAAGGTGCTGCTAGACCAGTCGGTGATTTCCGGCGTGGGTAATATCTACGCCGACGAGGCGCTGTGGCGTGCGCGGTTGCACTACGCGAAGCCCGCACGCACCCTCAGCGCCGCCCAAACCCGCGAACTGCTGGAGGCGGTCACCCAGGTGCTGCGCGAGTCCCTGGCGGCGGGCGGCACAAGCTTCGATGCCCTGTACGTGAACGTGCTGGGGGAGTCTGGCTATTTTGAGCGCTCGCTGAACGCCTACGGCCGTGCCGGGGAGCCCTGCCACCGTTGCGCGGAGGCGGGCCGCACAACCCTGATGGTGCGCGAGCCGTTCCAGAACCGCTCATCCTACCGTTGCCCGCACTGCCAGCGGGCGCCGCGTTCTCGCTAG
- the rsmD gene encoding 16S rRNA (guanine(966)-N(2))-methyltransferase RsmD, with product MSRIISGAAGGVRLASVPGDNTRPTTDRVKESLFSKLESYDIIRGARVLDAFGGSGALGCEALSRGAASVTLLDTYPKAVAVIRKNVAAVEKAMGRTGSGSSGATGSAARVQQSQALTYVKSASGPWDLVFVDPPYAMPNEQVSELLEALTPKLAEGAVVVVERSSRDPEPVWGEGLYCFSTRQHGETVLYYVEPDEAEEQAGDESGENTEPGEDAEELAA from the coding sequence ATGAGCCGTATTATTTCCGGTGCCGCCGGAGGCGTTCGCCTTGCCTCGGTTCCGGGGGATAATACTCGCCCCACCACCGACCGGGTGAAGGAATCCCTCTTCTCCAAGCTGGAGAGCTACGACATTATTCGCGGCGCCCGCGTGCTGGACGCTTTCGGCGGCTCGGGCGCGCTCGGCTGCGAGGCGCTCTCGCGCGGTGCAGCCTCCGTGACGCTGCTGGACACGTACCCGAAGGCTGTTGCGGTGATTCGCAAGAACGTTGCCGCGGTGGAGAAGGCGATGGGGCGCACCGGCTCTGGTTCTTCTGGCGCTACCGGTTCTGCGGCGCGCGTGCAGCAGTCTCAGGCGCTGACCTACGTGAAGTCCGCCTCCGGTCCGTGGGACCTGGTGTTTGTTGACCCGCCCTACGCCATGCCGAACGAGCAGGTCAGCGAGCTGCTGGAGGCGCTCACCCCCAAGCTCGCCGAGGGCGCCGTGGTCGTGGTGGAGCGTTCTTCGCGCGACCCCGAGCCGGTGTGGGGCGAGGGCCTGTACTGTTTTTCGACCCGTCAGCACGGCGAGACGGTGCTCTACTACGTGGAGCCTGACGAGGCGGAGGAGCAGGCGGGCGACGAGTCCGGCGAGAATACTGAGCCCGGCGAGGACGCTGAAGAGCTCGCAGCCTAA
- the coaD gene encoding pantetheine-phosphate adenylyltransferase yields MIALCPGSFDPVHHGHLEIIARAAQLFDEVIVGVAHNSSKKYRFSLEERVQLVRESLQELGIEGVSVEPIPPGVLLAEYAAERGAKVLVKGLRSATDYSYEAPMASMNRHLAQVETVFLAGEDRYGAVSSTIIREVASLGGDVTPFVPEAVARALKSA; encoded by the coding sequence ATGATTGCCCTCTGCCCCGGCTCTTTTGACCCCGTGCACCACGGCCACCTGGAAATCATTGCCCGCGCCGCTCAGCTCTTTGATGAGGTGATCGTGGGCGTGGCGCACAATAGCTCCAAGAAGTACCGTTTCTCCCTGGAGGAGCGCGTGCAGCTGGTGCGTGAGTCCCTGCAGGAGCTCGGCATTGAGGGCGTGAGCGTGGAGCCGATTCCGCCAGGCGTGCTGCTTGCCGAGTACGCGGCGGAGCGCGGCGCGAAGGTGCTGGTGAAGGGTCTGCGTTCTGCGACGGACTACAGCTATGAGGCTCCGATGGCGAGCATGAACCGTCACCTGGCGCAGGTTGAGACGGTGTTCTTGGCGGGTGAGGACCGCTACGGTGCGGTGTCGTCCACGATTATTCGTGAGGTGGCGTCGCTGGGTGGTGACGTGACTCCCTTCGTGCCGGAGGCGGTCGCCCGCGCCCTGAAGAGCGCCTAG
- the rnc gene encoding ribonuclease III yields MFEFPSVDTRELRKRLGVDIDAETFLLSLTHRSYAFENPGVEHNERLEFLGDSVLSLAIAEEVYRRYPDLPEGELVKLHHVVVSTVALAKVARDLDLGRYILLGKGEIHTGGADKDSILADTMEAIFGLTYLECGREAARDLVLRLIAPLLDDEKVLNSGRDWKTELLNLATARGWGDVRYEVTGEGPDHARVYTAVAIVANQQAGTGVGPSKKEAERLAAEQAYRVLV; encoded by the coding sequence ATGTTTGAATTTCCTAGTGTTGATACTAGGGAGTTGCGTAAACGTCTCGGGGTCGATATCGACGCCGAGACGTTTTTGCTATCCCTAACCCACCGCTCCTACGCCTTCGAGAACCCCGGGGTGGAGCATAACGAGCGCCTGGAGTTCCTGGGCGATTCGGTGCTTTCCCTGGCGATCGCTGAAGAAGTGTACCGACGCTACCCCGACCTGCCCGAGGGCGAGCTCGTGAAGCTGCACCACGTGGTGGTGTCTACGGTGGCGTTGGCGAAGGTGGCACGCGACCTGGATCTGGGCCGGTACATCCTGCTCGGTAAGGGCGAGATTCACACCGGCGGTGCCGATAAGGACTCGATCCTTGCCGACACCATGGAAGCGATTTTCGGCCTGACCTACCTGGAGTGCGGTCGCGAGGCGGCTCGTGACCTGGTGCTGCGCCTGATTGCGCCGCTGCTCGATGATGAGAAGGTCCTGAACTCTGGACGCGACTGGAAGACCGAGCTGCTGAACCTCGCCACCGCCCGCGGTTGGGGAGACGTGCGCTATGAGGTCACCGGCGAGGGCCCCGACCACGCGCGCGTGTACACTGCGGTCGCTATTGTGGCGAACCAGCAGGCCGGTACCGGTGTGGGTCCGAGCAAGAAGGAAGCGGAGCGCCTTGCCGCTGAGCAGGCGTACCGCGTTCTGGTTTAG